A single region of the Aeromicrobium chenweiae genome encodes:
- a CDS encoding MFS transporter, protein MPRSISHLFADTRPLRNHHFRRLWVANIITVIGAQLTVVAVPAQLYADTGESFYVGLAGVFGLVPLVIFGLYGGALADVFDRRTILVVTTVGLIVTSALFWAQAAAGNENVWLLLCLFSVQQAFFAVNQPTRSAVIPRLIEPELLPAANSLSMTVTMAGAIAGPLVAGILIPIIGFEWMYLIDTFTLFATLGAVLRLPSLTVLDAVAGAPGIRAVIDGFVYLRTQPVLLMSFVVDLIAMVFGMPRALFPEIAHLSFDGPDNGGIVFALLFAAIPAGSVIGGVFSGWVSRIERQGLAVVVCIGIWGVAMAGFGVAVALADHWMTPMLVVALVMLVVGGAADMASAAFRSAMLQSAADDAMRGRLQGVFIVVVAGGPRIADTLHGASAAAVGTAAAAAGGGVLVVVGVVVASLAVPSFVRYRITRTAS, encoded by the coding sequence GTGCCGCGGTCGATCTCCCACCTCTTCGCGGACACCCGCCCCCTGCGCAACCACCACTTCCGGCGCCTGTGGGTGGCCAACATCATCACCGTCATCGGTGCGCAGCTGACCGTCGTGGCCGTGCCCGCCCAGCTGTACGCCGACACGGGCGAGTCGTTCTACGTCGGGCTGGCCGGCGTGTTCGGCCTGGTCCCGCTGGTGATCTTCGGGCTGTACGGCGGGGCGCTCGCCGACGTCTTCGACCGCCGCACGATCCTGGTCGTCACGACGGTCGGCCTGATCGTGACCAGCGCGCTGTTCTGGGCGCAGGCCGCTGCCGGCAACGAGAACGTGTGGTTGCTGCTGTGCCTCTTCTCGGTGCAGCAGGCGTTCTTCGCGGTGAACCAGCCGACCCGCAGCGCGGTCATCCCCCGGCTGATCGAGCCCGAGCTCCTGCCTGCCGCGAACTCGCTCAGCATGACCGTCACGATGGCCGGTGCCATCGCCGGCCCGCTGGTCGCGGGCATCCTCATCCCGATCATCGGGTTCGAGTGGATGTACCTGATCGACACCTTCACGCTCTTCGCGACGCTGGGCGCCGTGCTGCGGCTGCCGAGCCTCACGGTGCTGGACGCGGTGGCGGGCGCGCCGGGCATCCGTGCGGTGATCGACGGCTTCGTCTACCTGCGCACCCAGCCCGTGCTGCTGATGTCGTTCGTCGTCGACCTGATCGCGATGGTCTTCGGGATGCCGCGGGCGCTGTTCCCCGAGATCGCGCACCTGTCGTTCGACGGCCCCGACAACGGCGGCATCGTGTTCGCGCTGCTCTTCGCCGCGATCCCCGCCGGGTCCGTGATCGGCGGCGTCTTCAGCGGCTGGGTGTCGCGCATCGAGCGGCAGGGCCTCGCCGTGGTCGTGTGCATCGGGATCTGGGGCGTCGCGATGGCCGGCTTCGGCGTCGCGGTCGCGCTCGCCGACCACTGGATGACGCCGATGCTGGTCGTCGCGCTGGTCATGCTCGTCGTCGGGGGCGCGGCGGACATGGCGTCGGCAGCGTTCCGCTCCGCCATGCTGCAGTCCGCCGCGGACGATGCGATGCGCGGACGGCTCCAGGGCGTGTTCATCGTCGTGGTGGCCGGAGGTCCCCGCATCGCCGACACCCTCCACGGCGCGTCGGCCGCCGCGGTCGGGACGGCAGCCGCTGCGGCGGGTGGCGGGGTCCTGGTCGTGGTCGGTGTCGTCGTGGCGTCCCTCGCCGTCCCCTCGTTCGTCCGCTACCGCATCACGCGCACGGCGTCCTGA
- a CDS encoding cryptochrome/photolyase family protein, with translation MPTSVMWFRTDLRLHDQPALQAAIDGGPDGVVPLLVLDGRYWGPGASTRQAYLVRLIEDFSERIGGLHLVHGDPVAEVLRVARQVDATSVHVSADFTPMGAERDRDVEEALAEHDIPLVRTGSSYAVSPGRVSKDDGSGYRVFTPFFRAWQDHGWRRPAEAPADVPWLRPPGGTDRLPEATVPDGMTLPPHGEEAALARWAEFLDDDVADYATARDLPGPDRTSRMSVHLKWGAIHPRTMLADLASLRSEGAAAYARELAFREFYADVLHQRPDSAFGYYNRAFEQMQYDEPGEDLEAWRAGLTGIPIVDAGMRQLRAEGWVHNRVRMIVASFLVKDLHLEWQHGARHFLDLLVDADLASNQHGWQWVAGSGTDASPYFRIFNPMTQGKKFDPDGQYVRRWVPELADVPTRHVHTPWEMSDPPAGYPPPIVDHAEERRESLRRYDAIRTGR, from the coding sequence ATGCCGACGTCCGTCATGTGGTTCCGCACCGACCTGCGGCTGCACGACCAGCCGGCCCTCCAGGCGGCGATCGACGGCGGCCCGGACGGCGTGGTCCCGCTGCTGGTGCTCGACGGCCGCTACTGGGGTCCGGGCGCGTCGACCCGTCAGGCGTACCTGGTCCGCCTGATCGAGGACTTCTCCGAGCGCATCGGTGGGCTGCACCTCGTGCACGGCGACCCGGTCGCCGAGGTGCTCCGCGTGGCCCGACAGGTCGACGCCACGTCGGTGCACGTCTCGGCGGACTTCACCCCGATGGGCGCCGAGCGGGACCGGGACGTCGAGGAGGCCCTGGCCGAGCACGACATCCCACTCGTGCGCACCGGCTCGTCGTACGCCGTGTCGCCCGGGCGGGTCTCGAAGGACGACGGCTCGGGCTACCGCGTCTTCACCCCGTTCTTCCGGGCGTGGCAGGACCACGGGTGGCGGCGGCCGGCCGAGGCGCCGGCCGACGTGCCGTGGCTGCGTCCGCCCGGCGGCACCGACCGCCTCCCCGAGGCCACCGTGCCCGACGGGATGACCCTGCCGCCCCACGGCGAGGAGGCGGCGCTGGCCCGCTGGGCGGAGTTCCTGGACGACGACGTCGCCGACTACGCCACGGCGCGTGACCTGCCCGGACCCGACCGCACGTCCCGGATGTCCGTCCACCTCAAGTGGGGCGCGATCCACCCCCGCACGATGCTGGCCGATCTCGCGTCGCTGCGGTCCGAGGGCGCCGCGGCGTACGCGCGGGAGCTGGCGTTCCGTGAGTTCTACGCCGACGTCCTGCACCAGCGCCCGGACTCGGCCTTCGGCTACTACAACCGGGCGTTCGAGCAGATGCAGTACGACGAGCCGGGCGAGGACCTGGAGGCGTGGAGGGCCGGGCTCACCGGCATCCCGATCGTCGACGCCGGGATGCGGCAGCTGCGCGCCGAGGGCTGGGTGCACAACCGGGTGCGGATGATCGTCGCGAGCTTCCTCGTCAAGGACCTGCACCTGGAGTGGCAGCACGGTGCCCGGCACTTCCTCGACCTCCTGGTCGACGCCGATCTCGCGTCCAACCAGCACGGCTGGCAGTGGGTCGCCGGCTCCGGCACCGACGCCTCGCCGTACTTCCGCATCTTCAACCCGATGACGCAGGGCAAGAAGTTCGACCCCGACGGTCAGTACGTCCGGCGCTGGGTGCCCGAGCTCGCGGACGTGCCCACGCGGCACGTGCACACCCCGTGGGAGATGTCCGACCCACCGGCGGGCTACCCGCCGCCGATCGTCGACCACGCGGAGGAGCGCCGGGAGTCGCTGCGGCGCTACGACGCGATCAGGACCGGTCGGTAA
- a CDS encoding metal-dependent transcriptional regulator codes for MSELIDTTEMYLRTVYELEEEGIVPLRARIAERLHQSGPTVSQTVARMERDGLLAVEGDRHLELSEKGRQLATRVMRKHRLAERLLIDVIGLEIEYVHEEACRWEHVMSEQVERRLVEILEHPTESPYGNPIPGLAELGEVEQPARFLTGVQSMTGAARGATEPVRLVIRRIAEELQKDTEVMSVLRRVGALPGNDVLVSQGHDGVIVARQAETAEIDAEAAAHIFVSA; via the coding sequence GTGAGCGAGCTGATCGATACCACCGAGATGTACCTCCGCACGGTCTATGAGCTGGAGGAGGAGGGCATCGTGCCCCTGCGGGCACGCATCGCCGAGCGCCTCCACCAGAGCGGCCCGACCGTGAGCCAGACCGTCGCCCGCATGGAGCGCGACGGCCTGCTGGCCGTCGAGGGTGATCGCCACCTGGAGCTGTCCGAGAAGGGCCGCCAGCTGGCGACCCGCGTGATGCGCAAGCACCGCCTGGCCGAGCGCCTGCTGATCGACGTCATCGGTCTGGAGATCGAGTACGTCCACGAGGAGGCGTGCCGCTGGGAGCACGTCATGTCCGAGCAGGTCGAGCGCCGCCTCGTCGAGATCCTCGAGCACCCGACCGAGTCCCCGTACGGCAACCCGATCCCGGGTCTCGCCGAGCTCGGCGAGGTCGAGCAGCCGGCCCGGTTCCTGACCGGCGTGCAGTCGATGACGGGCGCCGCCCGTGGGGCGACCGAGCCGGTCCGCCTGGTCATCCGCCGCATCGCGGAGGAGCTGCAGAAGGACACCGAGGTCATGTCGGTCCTGCGCCGGGTCGGCGCGCTGCCGGGCAACGACGTGCTCGTGTCCCAGGGACACGACGGCGTCATCGTCGCCCGGCAGGCCGAGACCGCGGAGATCGACGCCGAGGCCGCCGCACACATCTTCGTCTCGGCCTGA
- a CDS encoding PGPGW domain-containing protein: MSVGTTLKGWFQRTGTEVLGWILIALGAVLWPLPGPGTIVVVAGVALLSRHYVWAQNLLGPLERKAVEAAKFGVATWPRIFVSVLGVVWLVFLGAVWWGKPDIPEFEVLGVGFGPELPAAGWGTALGLWSSAIAALVLLIYSIVRWREPRVPKADRTSDRASRSKR; encoded by the coding sequence ATGAGCGTCGGAACCACGTTGAAGGGCTGGTTCCAGCGCACGGGCACCGAGGTCCTCGGCTGGATCCTCATCGCGCTCGGCGCGGTGCTGTGGCCCTTGCCGGGACCAGGCACGATCGTCGTGGTGGCCGGTGTCGCCCTGCTGTCGCGGCACTACGTCTGGGCGCAGAACCTGCTCGGTCCGCTGGAGCGCAAGGCCGTCGAGGCGGCCAAGTTCGGCGTCGCGACGTGGCCGCGCATCTTCGTCAGCGTCCTGGGTGTCGTGTGGCTCGTGTTCCTCGGCGCCGTCTGGTGGGGCAAGCCGGACATCCCTGAGTTCGAGGTGCTGGGCGTCGGGTTCGGTCCCGAGCTGCCGGCAGCCGGCTGGGGCACCGCGCTCGGCCTGTGGTCGTCGGCGATCGCTGCCCTCGTCCTGCTGATCTACAGCATCGTGAGGTGGCGCGAGCCGCGCGTCCCGAAGGCGGACCGGACCTCGGATCGCGCCTCTCGTTCCAAGCGGTAG